In Syntrophobacterales bacterium, the sequence GGGAGAAGAGAACCGCCATGTCATTTTACAGTGAAATAGCTGATTACTATGATCTTATATTTCCCCCGAATAAGCGGCATGTTGGCTTCATAAAAGCTTGCGTGGAGCCGCCGTACTTGGGTAAGAAAATATTGGACGTAGGATCGGGAACAGGTGGCCTTGCCATTTCAATGGCCGAAGCAGGCTTCGCAGTCGAGGGTATTGATTATGATACCGACATGCTTGTCAGGGCGAAACTGAAGGTAAAAACCGGAAGTCCCATCATCTTTACCCAGATGGACATGCGGGAAATATCGAGCCGTTTCGATCAATCCGCCTTCGACGCCGTTCTCTCCTTCGGCAACACCCTAGTTCACCTCCTGAACCTTGGAGAGATAGCGAAA encodes:
- a CDS encoding class I SAM-dependent methyltransferase; the encoded protein is MSFYSEIADYYDLIFPPNKRHVGFIKACVEPPYLGKKILDVGSGTGGLAISMAEAGFAVEGIDYDTDMLVRAKLKVKTGSPIIFTQMDMREISSRFDQSAFDAVLSFGNTLVHLLNLGEIAKFCRNVRTVLRDDGVFLLQILNYDHILDNDVRELPLIENDAIKFDRYNKYDTTTKLIAFKTVLTVKKTGVGIINEIPLYPVRKRELEDALKTAGFTDISCYGDFNRGELKPDSLPLVVEAW